The following proteins come from a genomic window of Edaphobacter sp. 4G125:
- a CDS encoding efflux RND transporter permease subunit gives MFAKILTFSLAHRWVVLLAVLVLVALGGWVVNTIPVDAFPDLTNNQVVIVTDAPSMPPTEVEQLVTYPIERTLLGMPKQQQVRSLSKLGLSMVTVVFDDDVPTYFARQLVNERLQQVATSLPVGIQPVLSPPSTAFGELYQYTLTGSGLSPMDLKDIQEWEIKPQLRTIPGVSDVNTWGGETKQYQIKADPALLQQYGLTLKDVAMRVAENNTNFGGGYIEHAYEQYTLRGQGRAASLNDIGNIVLLANQGTPVMLHDVAQVVIAPAPRQGAVLRNGEAISGMVIMLKGENGKQVIELVKQKIATLHLPAGVTLKPFYDQSTVIDGTIHTVEHNLFEGFILVTVVLLLFLGSFRAALVTASIIPLSLLFSFLGMKLFGISANLMSLGAIDFGMIVDGAVVMIENSVHRMQEHGEDEDAATSIAHAGLEVARPMAFGVGIIIAVYLPILFLEGLEGRMFRPMAITVCAALLGSLLLALTVIPVLSSFVFRKGLRKKQSHQQGGSWMDKLTVRYTAGLSWVIRHRILVIAAMAIVMITSLASLAFIGTEFMPRLDEGSILVETRKLPGISLTDSIEISKRVEETLRTFPEIQDVTTKIGRPDFATEAMGINEGDVYVALAPAKTWKRFHAKEKLIDAMDKALAQIPGINYDFTQPMAMRLDETVSGVKADLAVKIFGDDFQQLDAIAQQVLRQVNTVRGAEDAQMEINSGVAELSVKVRRDALARYDLNVTDVRQAVEAGASGALVSEVIDGQRRYTIALRLPDRYGTDFVSMREIPLHAPGGEVVSLGQVADVEITRGAEKINREEGQRRIVVMSNVRGRDLGSFVAEVQQKVNSSVRLPAGYTITYGGQFENQQRAMRRLLLVVPLALAIVCGLLYMTFHSIKQAALILINVPFALVGGIASLWIFHLNLNLSASIGFIALLGVAVLNGVVLVSSINQLRDEGGSLHHAVLQGSKRRLRPVLMTALVASLGFVPMAVSTSTGAEVQRPLATVVIGGLISSTLLTLFLLPTLYDWFDRSPKSEEPTHAGNLISAS, from the coding sequence ATGTTCGCCAAGATTCTGACTTTCTCCCTTGCTCATCGTTGGGTGGTATTGCTCGCCGTTCTCGTTCTTGTGGCGCTAGGAGGCTGGGTTGTCAACACCATTCCCGTCGATGCCTTTCCAGATCTGACCAACAATCAAGTCGTTATTGTGACGGATGCCCCATCGATGCCTCCAACGGAAGTAGAGCAACTCGTCACCTACCCTATCGAACGTACCCTGCTGGGAATGCCAAAGCAGCAGCAGGTACGCTCGCTCTCCAAACTGGGGCTCTCGATGGTTACTGTAGTCTTCGACGACGATGTGCCAACCTACTTCGCACGCCAGCTCGTCAACGAACGTCTACAACAAGTAGCCACCTCTCTCCCTGTTGGAATTCAACCTGTGCTCAGCCCACCGTCGACTGCCTTTGGTGAGCTGTATCAATACACACTGACGGGAAGTGGTTTATCCCCGATGGACCTGAAGGATATACAGGAATGGGAGATCAAACCTCAGCTGCGAACTATTCCCGGCGTTAGCGACGTAAACACCTGGGGTGGTGAGACAAAACAATATCAGATCAAAGCCGACCCCGCCCTTCTCCAGCAGTACGGGCTCACGTTGAAAGACGTTGCTATGCGCGTCGCCGAGAACAACACCAACTTCGGCGGCGGCTATATCGAGCACGCCTATGAGCAATACACTTTACGTGGCCAGGGACGGGCCGCCAGCCTCAACGATATCGGCAACATTGTCTTGCTTGCAAACCAAGGGACACCGGTCATGCTGCACGATGTCGCACAGGTGGTGATAGCCCCGGCGCCCCGGCAGGGTGCGGTATTGCGAAATGGCGAAGCTATCTCAGGAATGGTCATCATGCTGAAGGGTGAGAACGGCAAACAGGTTATCGAGTTGGTGAAACAAAAGATTGCTACCCTTCATCTTCCCGCTGGTGTCACTCTTAAACCTTTCTATGATCAATCGACGGTCATCGACGGAACTATTCATACTGTTGAACACAATCTCTTTGAAGGCTTCATACTTGTCACCGTGGTGTTGCTCCTGTTCCTCGGCAGCTTTCGCGCTGCTCTGGTAACAGCCTCGATCATTCCGCTCTCTCTGCTTTTTAGCTTCCTGGGGATGAAATTATTTGGCATCAGTGCCAACCTGATGAGTTTGGGCGCCATTGATTTCGGCATGATCGTCGATGGCGCAGTCGTCATGATTGAGAACTCCGTCCATCGTATGCAGGAACATGGCGAGGACGAAGACGCGGCAACATCGATCGCACATGCTGGTCTTGAGGTCGCACGGCCCATGGCATTCGGCGTCGGTATTATCATCGCTGTCTACCTGCCGATCCTCTTTCTCGAAGGACTCGAGGGCCGCATGTTCCGCCCTATGGCCATCACCGTTTGCGCGGCACTCCTCGGATCTTTGCTTTTGGCCCTAACCGTTATTCCCGTGCTCAGTTCCTTTGTCTTCCGCAAGGGTCTTCGCAAGAAGCAGAGCCACCAGCAAGGCGGATCATGGATGGATAAGCTGACCGTCCGCTATACCGCAGGTCTCTCCTGGGTCATCCGTCATCGGATACTCGTCATCGCCGCAATGGCAATCGTCATGATCACTTCTTTAGCTTCACTAGCGTTCATTGGCACTGAGTTCATGCCCCGTCTCGACGAAGGCTCCATCTTGGTAGAGACGCGCAAGCTTCCCGGCATATCTCTCACAGACTCCATCGAGATCTCGAAGCGTGTCGAGGAGACGCTTCGTACCTTTCCAGAGATTCAGGATGTAACAACAAAGATTGGCCGACCTGACTTTGCCACCGAGGCGATGGGCATCAATGAAGGTGATGTATATGTTGCCCTCGCCCCAGCCAAAACCTGGAAGAGGTTCCACGCTAAGGAAAAGCTTATCGATGCCATGGACAAAGCGCTTGCGCAGATTCCAGGCATCAACTACGACTTCACACAGCCCATGGCGATGCGCCTCGATGAGACCGTCTCCGGAGTGAAAGCTGATTTGGCCGTCAAGATCTTCGGAGATGACTTCCAGCAACTCGACGCGATTGCGCAACAAGTGCTTCGTCAGGTCAATACAGTGCGGGGTGCCGAAGACGCACAAATGGAGATTAACTCGGGCGTCGCGGAGTTGAGCGTTAAGGTTCGCAGAGATGCGCTTGCACGCTATGATCTGAATGTTACCGATGTGCGACAGGCAGTGGAAGCGGGCGCTTCGGGAGCTCTGGTATCGGAGGTGATCGACGGCCAACGTCGCTACACCATTGCTCTCCGATTGCCCGATAGGTATGGCACAGACTTCGTATCGATGCGAGAGATTCCATTGCACGCCCCAGGTGGAGAGGTTGTATCGCTGGGACAGGTCGCGGACGTAGAAATAACGCGCGGAGCCGAGAAGATCAATCGCGAGGAAGGCCAACGTCGCATCGTTGTTATGTCTAATGTGAGAGGCCGTGATCTCGGCAGTTTCGTGGCGGAGGTCCAGCAGAAGGTGAACAGCAGTGTTAGGTTGCCAGCTGGTTACACCATCACCTACGGCGGCCAGTTTGAGAACCAGCAAAGAGCAATGCGACGACTTCTGCTGGTGGTCCCGCTGGCGCTAGCAATCGTATGCGGTTTGCTCTACATGACCTTCCACTCCATTAAACAAGCCGCACTTATCCTGATCAACGTGCCGTTTGCACTTGTGGGCGGTATTGCCTCTCTGTGGATCTTTCATCTTAACCTGAATCTCTCGGCATCGATCGGCTTCATCGCATTGCTTGGCGTCGCCGTGCTCAATGGTGTGGTGCTTGTCAGTTCCATCAACCAATTGAGAGACGAAGGGGGATCGTTGCATCATGCAGTTCTTCAGGGTTCGAAACGTCGTTTGAGACCGGTACTGATGACGGCGCTCGTCGCCAGTCTCGGATTTGTTCCTATGGCCGTCTCCACTTCGACTGGTGCCGAGGTACAGCGTCCCCTCGCGACCGTCGTTATCGGCGGGCTGATCAGTTCCACCTTGCTGACGCTGTTCTTGCTACCAACGCTCTACGATTGGTTCGATAGATCTCCTAAATCTGAAGAACCGACTCATGCTGGGAACCTGATTTCTGCGTCATGA
- a CDS encoding efflux RND transporter periplasmic adaptor subunit, translating to MEQHTWTQSVRVRVMLTVLVVSIGFLNGCHRSSANNNEASTSASNQNAISKSAGEGAEIVLPVTEQQGTIATTTLAVQSAPDLLRFPGKIVLPDNESWHVGVLSTGRIEHVYANLGDYVHKGAVLARMHSHDVHDARATYAIAVAEKSRLQSAATLAQVNYDRMQRLYALRAASVEQTEQARQELVNAKTALENGQTDVIRSKTHLEENLGIPADLPANAHDETAELIPIVAPASGYVLQKNATPGTTVAPATDIFVLGEPRHLWMLAAVGQELLGQLKVGQSAWVTLPGIPGQRFAGRISNLGQEFDPTTRRLQVRIDLDHAGDILRPEMLATAEIAVGETHPLILIAPEAVQQVNGQDIVFVRKAANRFMLRPVRVGGSVNGKAVLEDGVHPGEEVVTQGSFLLKSQLLKASMQGD from the coding sequence ATGGAACAGCACACGTGGACACAGTCCGTCAGAGTGAGGGTGATGCTTACTGTCCTTGTGGTGAGTATAGGCTTTTTGAACGGATGTCATCGTTCATCAGCCAACAACAACGAAGCTTCAACTAGTGCATCCAATCAGAATGCGATTTCAAAGAGCGCGGGTGAAGGAGCAGAGATCGTTCTTCCCGTCACGGAACAGCAGGGTACCATCGCTACAACCACACTTGCTGTTCAGAGTGCCCCCGATCTGCTGCGGTTCCCAGGGAAGATCGTTTTACCGGACAATGAAAGCTGGCATGTCGGCGTACTGTCAACAGGCCGTATTGAACATGTCTACGCAAATCTTGGTGACTACGTCCATAAAGGTGCTGTGCTTGCTCGCATGCACAGCCACGATGTACATGACGCCCGGGCAACCTACGCAATCGCGGTTGCCGAAAAGAGCCGTCTCCAGTCGGCTGCTACATTAGCGCAGGTCAACTATGACCGTATGCAGCGCCTCTATGCGCTCCGCGCGGCTTCGGTAGAGCAAACCGAACAGGCGCGTCAAGAACTGGTCAATGCGAAGACGGCCCTTGAGAACGGACAGACCGATGTAATCCGCAGCAAGACGCATCTCGAAGAGAACCTTGGAATCCCCGCCGACCTGCCAGCAAATGCGCATGACGAAACCGCCGAACTAATTCCGATCGTCGCGCCAGCAAGCGGATATGTTCTACAGAAGAACGCGACTCCCGGCACAACAGTGGCACCAGCCACCGATATCTTTGTTCTTGGAGAACCAAGGCATTTGTGGATGCTCGCTGCAGTCGGCCAGGAACTTCTCGGTCAGCTGAAGGTGGGGCAAAGCGCATGGGTTACTCTTCCGGGGATTCCGGGGCAACGATTCGCAGGGCGGATTAGCAATCTAGGTCAAGAGTTTGACCCCACAACCCGCCGCCTTCAGGTTCGTATTGATCTCGATCATGCGGGAGACATCCTGCGCCCCGAAATGCTGGCAACAGCAGAGATTGCTGTCGGTGAGACGCACCCGCTCATCCTGATTGCACCGGAAGCCGTTCAGCAAGTGAACGGTCAGGATATTGTCTTTGTTCGCAAGGCCGCCAACCGATTCATGTTGCGTCCGGTACGCGTCGGCGGTTCCGTGAACGGCAAAGCCGTCTTAGAAGATGGAGTTCACCCCGGCGAAGAAGTCGTGACTCAAGGCAGCTTTCTCTTGAAATCACAACTCCTCAAAGCATCCATGCAGGGAGATTAA
- a CDS encoding TolC family protein, translating into MRQTNIFKSRLFLFVIGIVLVPLPPSIFAEDTSLRALSLHDAIVSALSKRPELQAAAQVEGSALQLRRQAGFLPNPRLFYQSENLRPGVDFTQGVDTFAYATEVLEVSGKRGARIATANSFVNRSQLMLEQQKRSIELHVAQTYWDALRLQYLRTLAEQNVGYYREILDYHEKRFNEGKIAAVDLLRVRLEEARAEASADSSRLSEAQGKQKLAREMGLAAPESWRLSEPFDVLNLPKEAPSTDTPQGERIEIRQARQAIDTARANLMTQKAQGRPDVDALLGYKHTAGFNTMIAGFQLNLPIFDRNQGAVAAARFDIEANRSTLAAVQQQSASDLALARMSYDTWKRQITDRYRPLLDQAVDIANISRAAYREGGTDLLRLLDAEKLRVDTQGVWVEALGNYHQSVVSLEYAEGLEP; encoded by the coding sequence ATGAGGCAAACAAACATATTCAAATCGCGACTTTTTCTATTTGTCATCGGGATTGTTCTTGTGCCGCTGCCGCCCAGCATCTTCGCGGAGGATACATCATTACGGGCACTATCTCTCCACGATGCTATCGTCTCGGCTCTAAGCAAACGACCGGAGCTGCAGGCAGCAGCACAGGTTGAGGGATCAGCCCTTCAACTACGCCGTCAGGCAGGATTTCTTCCCAATCCAAGGCTCTTTTATCAATCGGAGAATCTACGACCTGGAGTGGACTTCACACAGGGCGTTGATACCTTTGCATACGCAACCGAGGTCCTCGAAGTATCGGGCAAGCGGGGAGCGCGGATCGCAACAGCCAACAGTTTTGTCAACCGTTCTCAACTCATGTTGGAACAGCAGAAACGATCTATCGAACTGCACGTCGCCCAGACCTACTGGGATGCGCTTCGGCTACAGTATCTGCGCACGCTAGCGGAACAAAATGTTGGTTACTATCGCGAGATTCTCGACTACCACGAGAAACGCTTCAATGAGGGCAAAATTGCCGCAGTCGATCTGCTTCGTGTGCGTCTGGAAGAAGCACGTGCCGAAGCAAGTGCGGATTCCAGCAGGCTGTCCGAGGCACAGGGGAAGCAGAAGCTGGCCCGAGAGATGGGATTGGCTGCACCGGAAAGCTGGCGTTTGAGCGAGCCCTTTGATGTATTAAATCTTCCCAAAGAAGCTCCTTCGACGGATACGCCACAGGGGGAGCGCATCGAGATAAGGCAAGCGCGACAAGCGATCGATACCGCGCGCGCGAATCTGATGACGCAGAAGGCTCAAGGACGGCCCGACGTCGATGCGCTATTGGGATACAAGCATACGGCTGGCTTTAATACGATGATCGCTGGCTTTCAGCTCAATCTGCCCATCTTCGATCGCAATCAGGGAGCGGTAGCAGCGGCCCGCTTCGACATCGAAGCCAATCGGTCCACCCTCGCGGCGGTTCAACAGCAAAGCGCGAGCGACCTGGCATTGGCTCGCATGTCTTATGACACATGGAAGCGCCAGATCACGGACCGCTACAGGCCACTGCTAGACCAAGCTGTCGATATTGCAAATATCTCTCGCGCCGCTTATCGAGAAGGTGGGACAGACCTTCTTCGCCTGCTGGATGCGGAGAAGTTGCGCGTGGACACGCAGGGAGTATGGGTGGAAGCACTAGGCAACTATCACCAGAGCGTTGTCTCCCTGGAATACGCTGAAGGGCTTGAGCCATGA
- a CDS encoding sigma-54-dependent transcriptional regulator translates to MARVLVVEDEPNMRKVLTANLRQDGHVLVEAATVRDGLQAVYGNDFEVALLDQKLPDGEGSEVLRAIQQSEPSTAVVVLTAYGTVELAVEAMRSGAFDFLTKPFSSDNLRAVVSRAAEWSSLQRENYLLRNTVDRLEGQSEIRGSSPSVVKLRQLISRVGPTEATALITGETGTGKELVARAIHKSSTRANKPLISVNCAAFSETLLESELFGHERGSFTGADRVHHGLFEAAHEGTLFLDEAGEMSAAAQAKLLRVLAEGKITRVGSTVARDVDVRVLAATHRDLKKEVQEGNFRQDLYYRLAIVPIEVPPLRERVMDIPEIAEYLLRQITSDLKTAARTLHPDALQQLMSYNFPGNVRELRNLLERACILTSSPEILWFDLPEILQDEASTGSGFPVFSGAQLPDEFHLRSTLAAWERTIIEQTLAKTNGSKTEAARRLGLSKSDLSYKLSKYGL, encoded by the coding sequence ATGGCCAGAGTCCTCGTTGTCGAAGATGAACCCAATATGCGAAAGGTGCTGACTGCTAACCTTCGGCAAGACGGGCACGTTCTAGTAGAAGCTGCAACTGTTAGAGACGGCTTGCAGGCAGTCTATGGCAATGATTTTGAGGTTGCGCTGCTCGACCAGAAGCTACCTGATGGGGAGGGTTCGGAGGTACTCCGGGCAATTCAGCAGTCAGAGCCGTCAACCGCAGTAGTTGTGCTGACGGCATATGGCACCGTCGAACTTGCGGTCGAAGCGATGCGAAGCGGTGCGTTCGACTTTTTGACCAAGCCTTTCTCTTCAGACAACCTCCGAGCGGTTGTGAGTCGTGCTGCAGAATGGTCTTCACTGCAGCGGGAGAATTATCTACTGCGCAACACGGTTGACAGGCTTGAAGGACAATCGGAGATCCGAGGGAGCAGCCCATCCGTTGTAAAGTTACGTCAACTTATCTCGCGGGTGGGACCGACTGAAGCCACGGCACTCATAACCGGAGAAACCGGAACGGGAAAAGAACTTGTAGCGCGAGCAATCCACAAAAGCAGTACTCGGGCGAACAAGCCGCTCATCAGCGTTAACTGTGCTGCCTTTTCCGAGACCTTACTTGAGAGTGAGCTCTTTGGACATGAACGGGGCTCATTTACTGGAGCGGACAGGGTACACCACGGGCTCTTCGAAGCGGCGCACGAGGGAACGCTCTTTTTGGATGAGGCGGGGGAGATGTCCGCCGCAGCACAGGCTAAACTCTTGCGTGTTTTGGCGGAAGGAAAGATCACCCGCGTTGGCTCCACTGTTGCACGAGATGTCGATGTTCGGGTACTGGCAGCTACGCATCGCGATCTGAAGAAGGAAGTACAAGAAGGAAACTTCCGACAGGATCTCTACTACCGGCTAGCTATCGTGCCAATCGAGGTCCCTCCATTACGCGAAAGGGTCATGGATATTCCTGAGATCGCGGAATATCTACTGCGGCAGATCACAAGCGATCTGAAGACAGCGGCGCGCACGCTTCACCCGGATGCTCTGCAACAGTTAATGTCCTACAACTTTCCCGGCAATGTACGCGAACTTCGTAACTTGTTGGAGCGCGCCTGTATCCTGACGAGCAGTCCGGAAATACTTTGGTTCGATCTACCGGAAATCCTCCAGGACGAAGCCTCAACGGGGTCCGGCTTCCCGGTTTTCAGCGGAGCACAGCTTCCTGACGAATTTCATTTGCGCAGCACGCTCGCCGCCTGGGAACGAACGATTATTGAACAGACCCTAGCGAAGACCAATGGATCGAAGACGGAGGCGGCTCGCAGGCTTGGTCTTTCCAAAAGCGATCTTAGCTACAAGCTCTCGAAGTATGGCCTATAG
- a CDS encoding sensor histidine kinase, with the protein MPHRFSLADNIVNRSVIGSVYLAVLLIFFGAQMLFTTFLALPPLSVFLLIAFASSLRLIEIFCAEQIVALDKSRGRWFAIPSIAWALCLALLLAVLTRQPDTHYFGMLILPILEAAIYFSLAATLFVATIASILSLFWVAYVSHFTPPFESGEILEASTLVLVYFVVGCLVWLLVHMLRDREEQLHHQLDDLEAARGKLIEEEKLAAIGRLASAIAHEIRNPVAIISSALETAASQSFASQEREEMSRIAGLEAKRLEKLTTDFLSYAKPGRGPFQQLDATALIGYIVSIVRPQAIQKNLQIKVELCDACQVFGDESQLQQALLNLMRNAIEASPQDGLIRLTVAPLSRESLQIKIENPGPAIPPRVMHHIFEPFFTAKEGGTGLGLAIVRSIVDRHHGELSLERNDVDHIVFTMTLPSANKNVVLQAYPATES; encoded by the coding sequence ATGCCCCACCGCTTTTCACTTGCCGATAACATCGTTAACCGTTCAGTTATCGGATCGGTTTACCTCGCTGTTCTGCTGATCTTCTTCGGCGCACAGATGCTTTTCACCACCTTCTTGGCCCTGCCACCGCTTTCTGTCTTTCTACTAATTGCGTTTGCGAGCAGCCTTCGCCTGATTGAGATTTTCTGCGCGGAACAGATTGTGGCTTTAGACAAATCGCGAGGCCGGTGGTTTGCTATTCCGTCGATTGCATGGGCCTTGTGCCTTGCTCTTCTATTGGCCGTACTGACGCGCCAGCCAGATACGCACTATTTCGGGATGTTGATTCTGCCGATTCTAGAGGCGGCAATCTACTTTTCGCTTGCGGCGACACTATTTGTCGCTACGATAGCGTCGATCCTCTCTCTCTTTTGGGTCGCGTATGTCAGTCACTTTACCCCACCCTTTGAAAGTGGCGAGATACTCGAAGCAAGCACACTGGTTCTCGTCTATTTCGTTGTCGGGTGCCTGGTATGGCTATTGGTTCACATGCTGCGCGATCGCGAGGAGCAGCTCCACCATCAACTTGATGACCTAGAAGCAGCGCGTGGCAAGCTTATTGAAGAAGAGAAACTTGCTGCAATAGGGAGGTTGGCCAGCGCCATCGCTCACGAAATCAGAAATCCTGTAGCGATCATATCCAGCGCGCTTGAGACTGCGGCCTCACAATCATTCGCGTCCCAGGAACGGGAAGAGATGTCGAGGATCGCGGGCTTGGAAGCGAAGCGATTGGAAAAGCTCACGACAGATTTTCTCTCATACGCGAAGCCAGGTCGCGGCCCTTTTCAACAGCTTGATGCCACAGCGCTGATTGGCTACATCGTCTCAATTGTGCGGCCGCAGGCTATTCAGAAGAACTTACAGATTAAGGTTGAGTTATGCGATGCCTGTCAGGTCTTTGGCGATGAGAGTCAGCTGCAGCAGGCACTTTTGAATCTGATGCGTAACGCCATTGAGGCTTCGCCTCAAGATGGTCTCATCCGCCTTACCGTTGCCCCCCTCTCCAGAGAGAGTCTGCAAATCAAGATCGAAAATCCCGGTCCTGCGATCCCGCCTCGGGTCATGCACCATATCTTTGAGCCATTCTTTACCGCGAAGGAAGGTGGCACCGGTCTCGGTCTTGCTATCGTCAGAAGTATTGTAGATAGACACCACGGTGAATTGAGTCTTGAGCGGAATGATGTAGACCATATCGTCTTCACAATGACTCTTCCTTCAGCCAATAAAAACGTTGTGTTGCAAGCGTATCCTGCTACGGAGTCTTAG
- a CDS encoding YceI family protein, with product MDFSGATALMQTFKTGNDSRDRKINRDILKVDQYTTITFAPKTYTGTIAPSGDSTLLVSGVFTLLGNPHDLTIPMQIHVDGSKATAKTQFDVPYV from the coding sequence ATGGATTTCTCTGGCGCAACGGCGCTGATGCAAACATTCAAGACTGGTAACGATAGCCGTGATAGGAAGATAAATAGGGATATTCTCAAGGTGGATCAGTACACGACTATCACCTTTGCGCCCAAAACCTACACCGGGACGATCGCACCCTCTGGGGACTCAACTCTTCTGGTGAGCGGTGTGTTCACCCTACTCGGCAATCCTCATGATCTGACGATTCCCATGCAGATTCACGTAGATGGTTCGAAGGCAACCGCAAAGACGCAATTCGACGTTCCTTATGTCTAA
- a CDS encoding PIN domain-containing protein — protein MTDQKRLVLDANILLRAVFGARVRGLLEAYEDSVSFYAPDICFTDARKCIPSLAAKRGVDPSPGILVLDHLSRLVEIVDRSLYEEYESPARERMISRDVDDWPIVATSLLLKCPVWTEDRDFFGSGISTWTTETIELYL, from the coding sequence ATGACAGACCAGAAACGGCTTGTGCTCGATGCAAACATCCTTCTGCGCGCTGTATTCGGGGCACGTGTGCGCGGTCTTCTCGAAGCCTATGAAGACTCTGTGTCGTTCTATGCCCCGGATATTTGCTTCACGGATGCCCGGAAATGCATTCCTTCCCTGGCTGCCAAGCGCGGAGTAGACCCGTCCCCAGGGATTCTGGTGCTCGATCACTTATCGCGTCTAGTTGAAATCGTGGATCGCAGCTTGTACGAAGAATATGAATCTCCAGCGCGCGAACGAATGATCTCTCGGGACGTCGACGATTGGCCCATCGTGGCTACCTCCCTTCTCTTGAAGTGCCCCGTTTGGACCGAAGATCGAGATTTCTTCGGCAGCGGCATATCCACTTGGACGACTGAGACGATTGAGCTCTATTTGTGA
- a CDS encoding prevent-host-death protein, whose amino-acid sequence METLKVGMREFRDKLATYLLESETPVAIIRHGDTVGYFIPARRRRTDADKDALREAATRWQEILDAEGISEEEAVADFKHWRAKQKR is encoded by the coding sequence ATGGAAACGCTGAAGGTTGGCATGAGAGAGTTCCGCGATAAACTCGCCACCTACCTGCTCGAATCGGAAACTCCCGTGGCCATCATCCGTCATGGCGATACCGTGGGGTATTTCATCCCCGCCCGCCGCAGGCGAACCGACGCTGACAAGGACGCGTTGCGCGAAGCTGCAACTCGCTGGCAGGAGATCCTCGATGCCGAAGGCATCTCGGAAGAGGAAGCTGTAGCCGATTTCAAACATTGGCGAGCCAAGCAGAAACGATGA
- a CDS encoding tyrosine-type recombinase/integrase: protein MSLAALQRMKAKDEDWVFPNRIKNAGKKMKPGPIWHETLMSRRIQPVARELGLPHITWRLLRHWGATQMVAARVPIKAAQERLGHSCPDLLLKVYAHVLDESADMAAETLSGQLSGGFSAARSAQLADLSGVIR, encoded by the coding sequence GTGTCGCTCGCTGCATTGCAACGGATGAAGGCGAAGGATGAGGACTGGGTGTTTCCCAATCGCATCAAGAATGCGGGCAAGAAGATGAAGCCCGGTCCGATCTGGCACGAGACTCTCATGTCCCGGCGCATTCAGCCGGTGGCAAGGGAGCTTGGACTTCCACATATCACGTGGCGTCTTCTCCGACATTGGGGAGCGACACAGATGGTGGCGGCTCGTGTGCCCATCAAGGCAGCGCAGGAACGCCTTGGGCACTCGTGTCCCGACCTTCTTCTCAAGGTCTATGCCCATGTCCTCGATGAGTCGGCGGACATGGCGGCAGAGACGCTGAGCGGGCAGTTGAGCGGTGGTTTTTCTGCCGCGCGATCTGCCCAACTGGCGGACTTATCAGGGGTTATTCGCTAA